In the genome of Coturnix japonica isolate 7356 chromosome 19, Coturnix japonica 2.1, whole genome shotgun sequence, one region contains:
- the HIP1 gene encoding huntingtin-interacting protein 1 isoform X4, translated as MRRALNATVSINKAINTQEVAVKEKHARTCILGTHHEKGAQTFWSVVNRLPLSGNAVLCWKFCHVFHKLLRDGHSNVLKDSLRYKNELSDMSRMWGHLSEGYGQLCSIYLKLLRTKMEFHTKNPRFPGNLQMSDRQLDEAGENDVNNFFQLTVEMFDYLECELNLFQTVFSSLDMSRSVSVTAAGQCRLAPLIQVILDCSHLYDYTVKLLFKLHSCLPADTLQGHRDRFLEQFRKLKDLFYRSSNLQYFKRLIQIPQLPENPPNFLRASALSEHISPVVVIPAEASSPDSEPITDLVEMDTASQSLFDNKFDDIFGSSFSSDPFNFNSQNGMNKDDKDRLIEQLYREIGALKEELESFKAESERRGLQLRGRISELEAELAEQRHLKQQAMDDSEFLRTELEELKKQREDTEKAQRSLTEIERRAQANEQRYSKLKEKYSELVQNHADLLRKNAEVTKQVTAARQAQGDVEREKKELEDSFQRVSEQSQRKSQEQAEVLETLKRELAASKQELQALQGTLETSMQAGAEQNTRIAGLEQERDSLSHAAAQHSKEMAALQAELQQLRDTLSSEKESSRKELETLQTQLREKESAERTLQQHRAEEQFALLQGSTREAERMVQDALSRIEDPAHISCTGSADYLLSRTSAASECIERLQDAHSKYLADRTDVSALLPCVALFAHLISDAILQGSATSHMALMEPADRLLEACKQCGSEAISYLSSLQDPGSVASANCTAVTNCLRRISAIGEELQPRGLDVKQEELGDLVDKEMAATSAAIETAAARIEEMLSKARAGDTGVKLEVNERILGSCTGLMQAIQVLVLASKDLQREIVESGRGAASPKEFYAKNSRWTEGLISASKAVGWGATVMVDAADLVVQGKGKFEELMVCSHEIAASTAQLVAASKVKADKDSANLSKLQQASRGVNQATAGVVASTKSGKSQIEEKDSMDFSSMTLTQIKRQEMDSQVRVLELENQLQKERQKLGELRKKHYELAGVAEGWEEDGTD; from the exons actgTCAGCATCAATAAGGCTATTAATACACAGGAAGTGGCTGTCAAGGAGAAACACGCCAGAA CGTGCATCCTGGGCACGCACCACGAGAAGGGGGCACAGACCTTCTGGTCGGTGGTGAACCGGCTGCCGCTCTCGGGCAATGCCGTGCTCTGCTGGAAGTTCTGCCATGTCTTCCACAAGCTCCTCCGTGACGGCCATTCAAAT GTACTGAAGGACTCTTTGAGATACAAGAATGAGCTGAGTGACATGAGCAGGATGTGG GGCCACCTGAGCGAGGGCTATGGACAGTTGTGCAGCATCTACCTCAAACTGCTGAGAACCAAGATGGAGTTCCACACCAAG AACCCGCGGTTCCCCGGCAATCTGCAGATGTCTGACCGGCAGCTCGACGAGGCGGGAGAGAACGATGTCAACAACTT CTTCCAGCTGACAGTGGAAATGTTTGACTATCTGGAATGTGAGCTGAACCTCTTCCAGACGG TGTTCAGCTCCCTGGACATGTCTCGCTCTGTGTCGGTcactgcagcagggcagtgccGCCTGGCCCCGCTCATCCAGGTGATCCTGGACTGCAGCCACCTCTACGACTACACCGTCAAGCTGCTCTTCAAGCTCCACTCGT GTCTGCCGGCCGATACGCTGCAGGGCCACCGGGACCGATTCCTGGAGCAGTTCAGAAA GCTGAAGGACCTCTTCTATCGCTCCAGTAACCTGCAGTACTTCAAGCGTCTGATTCAGATCCCACAGCTCCCAGAG aaTCCTCCCAATTTTCTGCGAGCCTCGGCGCTGTCAGAACACATCAGCCCCGTGGTGGTCATCCCTGCTGAGGCATCCTCACCTGACAGCGAGCCCATCACAGACCTGGTGGAGATGGACACGGCGTCACAG AGCCTGTTTGACAACAAGTTTGATGACATCTTTGGCAGCTCATTCAGCAGCGACCCCTTCAACTTCAACAGCCAGAACGGGATGAATAAGGATGATAA GGACCGGCTGATTGAGCAGCTCTACAGGGAAATCGGGGCTCtgaaggaggagctggagagcTTCAAGGCTGAG AGTGAGCGGCGTGGTCTGCAGCTGCGCGGGCGCATCAGTgagctggaggcagagctggcCGAGCAGCGGCACCTGAAGCAGCAGGCGATGGACGACAGCGAGTTCCTGCGCAcggagctggaggagctgaagaagCAGCGGGAGGacacagagaaagcacagaggagCCTGACAGAGATCGAGA GGAGAGCGCAGGCGAATGAGCAGCGGTACAGCAAGCTGAAAGAGAAGTACAGCGAGCTGGTGCAGAACCACGCCGACCTGCTGAGAAAG AACGCAGAGGTGACCAAGCAGGTGACGGCGGCGAGGCAGGCCCAGGGTGATGTGGAGCGGGAgaagaaggagctggaggaTTCCTTCCAGCGGGTGAGCGAGCAGTCCCAGCGCAAG tcccaggagcaggcagaggtgCTGGAGACGTTGAAGCgggagctggcagccagcaagcaggagctgcaggcctTGCAGGGAACACTGGAGACCAGCATGCAG GcgggagcagagcagaacacCCGGATAGCAGGACTGGAGCAGGAGCGGGACAGCCTGAGCCATGCAGCAGCgcagcacagcaaggagatggcagccctgcaggctgagctgcagcagctgcggGACACGCTCAGCAGTgagaaggagagcagcaggaaggagctggagaCACTGCAGACACAGCTGCGAGAAAAG GAGAGTGCAGAGCGGACCCTGCAGCAGCACCGTGCCGAGGAGCAgtttgctctgctgcagggcagcacgCGGGAGGCAGAGCGCATGGTGCAGGACGCCCTCAGCCGCATCGAGGACCCCGCTCACATCAGTTGCACCGGCTCAGCAG ATTACCTCCTGTCCAGGACGTCTGCAGCCTCTGAGTGCATTGAGAGGCTGCAGGATGCACACAGCAAATACCTTGCTGACCGCACAG ACGTGAGCGCCCTGCTGCCCTGCGTGGCACTCTTTGCCCACCTCATCAGTGATGCCATCCTGCAAGGCAGTGCTACCTCCCACATGGCCCTGATGGAGCCTGCTGACC ggctgctggAGGCCTGCAAGCAGTGCGGCAGTGAGGCCATCAGCTACCTCAGCTCCCTGCAAGACCCGGGCAGTGTGGCAAGTGCCAACTGCACAGCAGTGACCAACTGCCTGCGCCGGATCAGCGCCATTGGGGAG GAGCTGCAACCCAGAGGGCTGGACGtgaagcaggaggagctgggagatCTGGTGGACAAGGAGATGGCAGCTACATCAGCAGCTATTGAGACGGCAGCCGCCCGGATCgag GAGATGCTGAGTAAGGCCCGGGCTGGTGACACTGGAGTCAAACTGGAAGTGAATGAGAG GATCCTGGGTTCCTGCACCGGCCTCATGCAGGCAATCCAGGTGCTCGTCCTGGCATCCAAGGACCTGCAGCGGGAGATTGTGGAGAGTGGACGG GGCGCAGCGTCCCCCAAGGAGTTTTACGCCAAGAATTCCCGCTGGACAGAGGGCCTCATCTCTGCCTCCAAGGCCGTGGGCTGGGGAGCAACTGTCATGGT ggatgctgctgaCCTGGTGGTGCAAGGGAAAGGGAAGTTTGAGGAGCTGATGGTCTGCTCCCACGAGATcgcagccagcactgcacagctggtGGCAGCCTCCAAG GTGAAGGCAGACAAGGACAGCGCCAACCTGTCCAAGCTGCAGCAAGCGTCTCGGGGTGTCAACCAGGCCACGGCCGGTGTGGTGGCCTCCACCAAGTCTGGAAAGTCACAGATTGAGGAGAAAG ATAGCATGGACTTCTCCAGCATGACACTAACACAGATCAAGCGCCAAGAAATGGACTCTCAG GTGCGAGTGTTGGAGCTGGAAAACCAGCTGCAGAAAGAGCGGCAGAAGCTGGGGGAGCTGCGCAAGAAGCATTACGAGCTGGCAGGAGTGGCAGAGGGCTGGGAGGAGGACG GCACCGATTAG